A stretch of Malus sylvestris chromosome 11, drMalSylv7.2, whole genome shotgun sequence DNA encodes these proteins:
- the LOC126590550 gene encoding uncharacterized protein LOC126590550 encodes MNLGDLNKVWEIKTLKRKDREDEARKILEKIAIQVQPIMRNHRWRVKILSEFCPNNPRLLGLNVNRGVHVKLRLRRPNRDTDFYPFDQVLDTMLHELCHNVHGPHDAKFYKLWDELRKECEELMAKGITGSGEGFDLPGKRLGFSRPPPLSSLRKTTLAAAEKRVLLGSLMSSGPKRLGGDNSIMSALSPVQAAAMAAERRWQDDIWCGSVSFEASKDGECSSDKSDKSEDYENIRPNAGSSMSHSGAKAHSSDKLLGTHSGAKAHSSDKLLGKRSRELNTNSRLQSSKYNLGYQFVDLSRDDSISESMIDCDITPQKRSRESENSSMFHSNHNSRSSVEDMLGVSSSGSMSNNEGTHNPEATALWQCGTCTLLNPPLAPICEVCNTMKPKDVGSNYKVWSCRFCTLENCVKLEKCSACDQWRYSHGAPIASHAPNLGT; translated from the exons ATGAATCTGGGGGACCTGAACAAGGTGTGGGAAATCAAAACTCTGAAAAGAAAGGATCGGGAAGATGAAGCCAGGAAGATTCTCGAGAAAATTGCCATACAGGTCCAGCCCATTATGCGCAATCACAGATGGCGCGTCAAGATCCTCTCTGAATTCTG CCCGAACAACcctcgtcttctggggttgaaCGTGAACCGCGGCGTGCACGTGAAGCTGAGGCTGCGTAGGCCGAACAGGGATACGGATTTTTATCCCTTTGATCAAGTTCTTGACACAATGCTTCACGAGCTTTGTCACAATGTTCATGGCCCTCACGATGCCAAGTTCTACAAGCTATGGGATGAACTTCGAAAG GAATGTGAGGAGCTGATGGCTAAGGGAATAACTGGCAGTGGAGAGGGGTTTGATCTTCCAGGGAAACGTTTGGGTTTTTCACGTccgcctcctctttcttctctccgGAAAACTACACTTGCTGCTGCAGAAAAGAGAGTCCTTTTGGGATCCCTGATGTCATCTGGACCTAAGCGTCTTGGTGGTGATAACAGTATTATGTCAGCACTTAGTCCGGTGCAAGCTGCTGCAATGGCTGCAGAGAGGAGATGGCAGGACGATATCTGGTGTGGATCGGTGTCTTTTGAAGCTTCAAAGGATGGAGAATGCAGCTCTGATAAATCAGATAAATCAGAGGACTATGAAAATATAAGGCCAAATGCTGGAAGCTCAATGTCCCACAGTGGTGCAAAAGCACATTCCTCAGATAAATTATTGGGGACTCACAGTGGTGCGAAAGCACATTCCTCAGATAAACTATTGGGGAAAAGAAGTCGTGAACTAAATACCAATAGTCGTTTGCAATCTTCCAAATACAATTTAGGATACCAATTTGTAGATTTATCGAGGGATGACTCAATATCTGAGTCCATGATCGATTGTGACATCACACCGCAAAAGAGAAGTCGAGAATCAGAAAACAGTTCAATGTTTCATTCCAATCATAATTCTAGATCTAGTGTAGAGGATATGTTGGGCGTTTCATCTTCTGGCTCCATGTCTAATAATGAAGGAACACATAACCCAGAAGCAACTGCTCTTTGGCAGTGTGGAACGTGCACTTTATTGAATCCC CCGTTAGCTCCAATATGCGAGGTTTGTAACACAATGAAACCAAAGGATGTTGGTTCAAATTATAAAGTCTGGTCCTGTAGATTCTGCACTTTGGAAAACTGTGTGAAGTTAGAGAAATGCTCAGCCTGTGATCAGTGGAGATATTCACATGGCGCACCAATAGCAAGCCACGCACCAAATCTGGGCACTTGA